In Streptomyces sp. SN-593, a single genomic region encodes these proteins:
- a CDS encoding TetR/AcrR family transcriptional regulator: protein MPRTPPHDARADPPGARPAAAGPGGPAAVPRRRLARGEKRIAQLLDAAAEEFAAVGYASATTNSIAARAGASPGTLYQFFPNKEAMARALTERYRSRLRAVFAFVRDPALDRMPVGELVERVVDPVLALSRASPAFGSLFAGTAPPTGVTAVAATLDAGAGRVMEAVIGAAAPHLTAANRRRCAKVVVHIVKAMLSALEGATAGEQARLAAEFKTVLNGYLSGLAAVSDTRA, encoded by the coding sequence ATGCCGCGCACACCGCCGCATGACGCCCGGGCCGACCCGCCGGGTGCCCGTCCCGCGGCCGCGGGCCCGGGCGGCCCCGCTGCGGTGCCTCGCAGGCGGCTGGCCCGCGGCGAGAAGCGGATCGCGCAGCTCCTGGACGCCGCGGCCGAGGAGTTCGCCGCGGTCGGCTACGCGTCGGCGACGACCAACAGCATCGCCGCCCGGGCCGGTGCCTCCCCCGGCACCCTCTACCAGTTCTTCCCGAACAAGGAGGCGATGGCGCGGGCCCTCACGGAACGCTACCGCTCCCGGCTCCGCGCCGTGTTCGCGTTCGTCCGGGACCCGGCGCTCGACCGGATGCCGGTGGGCGAGCTGGTGGAGCGCGTGGTGGACCCGGTGCTGGCCCTCAGCCGGGCGAGCCCCGCCTTCGGGTCGCTGTTCGCCGGCACCGCTCCCCCGACCGGGGTGACCGCCGTGGCCGCCACCCTCGACGCCGGCGCCGGGCGCGTCATGGAGGCGGTGATCGGCGCCGCCGCGCCGCACCTGACCGCCGCGAACCGGCGGCGGTGCGCCAAGGTCGTGGTGCACATCGTCAAGGCGATGCTGTCGGCGCTTGAGGGCGCGACCGCCGGCGAACAGGCGCGGCTGGCCGCGGAGTTCAAGACGGTGCTGAACGGCTACCTGAGCGGCCTCGCGGCCGTGTCCGACACCCGCGCCTGA
- a CDS encoding LysE family translocator yields the protein MEFAVSVDRLLGFAGISLVLVLIPGPSVLFVLGRALAHGRRTALGSVVGNAIGAYLLAAAVSLGLGEVMATSAAVFTTVKLVGAVYLAFLGVKAWRHRADLSAATAVPEAEEGAAAPTGAVRPRRVRSDARTLWDGFVVGVTNPKTCIFFAAVLPQFVDRDAGGVHRQMLLLGLVFTVLALVCDSAWALTASAARAWFARSPRRMAAIGGTGGLAMIGLGVVVAVTGRADS from the coding sequence ATGGAGTTCGCCGTGTCGGTCGACCGTCTGCTCGGCTTCGCCGGAATCTCGCTGGTGCTGGTGCTGATACCCGGCCCCAGCGTGCTGTTCGTCCTCGGCCGGGCGCTGGCGCACGGCCGCCGCACCGCGCTGGGCAGCGTCGTGGGCAACGCGATCGGCGCGTACCTGCTGGCCGCGGCCGTCTCGTTGGGCCTCGGCGAGGTGATGGCCACCTCGGCCGCGGTCTTCACGACCGTGAAGCTCGTCGGCGCGGTCTACCTGGCCTTCCTGGGCGTGAAGGCGTGGCGCCACCGCGCGGACCTCTCGGCGGCGACCGCCGTGCCCGAGGCGGAGGAGGGTGCGGCCGCTCCGACGGGGGCCGTGCGGCCGCGGCGGGTCCGCAGTGACGCACGCACCCTGTGGGACGGCTTCGTCGTGGGCGTGACGAACCCGAAGACCTGCATCTTCTTCGCCGCGGTGCTCCCCCAGTTCGTGGACCGCGACGCGGGCGGGGTGCACCGGCAGATGCTGCTGCTCGGCCTGGTGTTCACGGTGCTCGCCCTGGTCTGCGACAGCGCGTGGGCGCTGACCGCGTCGGCGGCCCGTGCCTGGTTCGCCCGCTCGCCGCGGCGCATGGCGGCCATCGGCGGCACCGGCGGCCTGGCGATGATCGGGCTGGGCGTGGTGGTCGCGGTGACCGGTCGCGCGGACTCCTGA
- a CDS encoding helix-turn-helix transcriptional regulator, which yields MRVNGRGESVEVRAALLRMRRSGLLPVSFGGLVAGGGGLPVGYGARQFRISELAGTATEALRGLAITTGNGLGGKTLAMGRPYAVTEYRDSRVISHEYDAAVASEGLRSVLAVPVVVQRRVRGVLYGALRQPFALGDRPLNVALDAARELEQALVIRDEAQRLLSFAQAPLPADPRAWEEVREAHAELRALAGQVPDARLREELLSACIRLAAAGAPPQAPRTGPAPGAPQLTPRELDVLSSISSGATNAAAAARLRLRPETVKSYLRSAMRKLGAHTRLEAVVAARRAGLLP from the coding sequence ATGCGGGTGAACGGACGCGGCGAGTCGGTCGAGGTGCGCGCGGCGCTGTTGCGGATGCGCAGGTCGGGGCTGTTGCCGGTGTCGTTCGGCGGGTTGGTGGCGGGCGGCGGCGGGCTGCCGGTCGGCTACGGGGCGCGGCAGTTCCGGATCAGCGAGCTGGCGGGCACGGCCACCGAGGCACTGCGCGGCCTCGCGATCACCACCGGCAACGGTCTGGGCGGCAAGACGCTCGCGATGGGCCGCCCCTACGCCGTCACCGAGTACCGCGACTCCCGGGTGATCAGCCACGAGTACGACGCGGCGGTGGCGAGCGAGGGCCTGCGGTCGGTGCTCGCGGTGCCGGTCGTGGTGCAGCGGCGGGTGCGGGGGGTGCTCTACGGGGCGCTGCGGCAGCCCTTCGCGCTCGGCGACCGGCCGCTGAACGTGGCGCTGGACGCGGCGCGGGAGCTGGAGCAGGCGCTGGTGATAAGGGACGAGGCGCAGCGGCTGCTCTCCTTCGCTCAGGCTCCCCTGCCGGCGGACCCGCGGGCGTGGGAGGAAGTGCGCGAGGCGCACGCGGAGTTGCGGGCGCTGGCCGGTCAGGTGCCGGACGCGCGGCTGCGCGAGGAGCTGTTGAGCGCGTGCATCCGGCTGGCGGCGGCCGGCGCGCCGCCGCAGGCGCCGCGGACCGGTCCGGCGCCCGGCGCGCCGCAGCTCACGCCGCGCGAGCTCGACGTCCTCAGCTCCATCTCCTCCGGCGCGACCAATGCCGCCGCCGCGGCGCGGCTGCGGTTGCGGCCCGAGACGGTGAAGAGCTACCTGCGGTCGGCCATGCGGAAGTTGGGGGCGCACACCCGCCTGGAAGCGGTGGTCGCCGCCAGGCGCGCCGGCCTCCTGCCGTAG
- a CDS encoding beta-galactosidase, whose protein sequence is MAIALSAGTTAPAMAVGAAHTAAAKAAGAAGGTAGTGSATTPSATKPHTVTFDGYSFLVDGRRTYLWSGEFHYFRLPSPDLWLDIFQKMKAAGFNATSLYFDWGYHSPKPGVYDFTGVRDVDRLLDMAQQAGLYVIARPAPYINAEVDGGGLPGWLTTKEEQNRTDDPQFLKYSDQWLTQIDRILARHQLTNGTGTVIAYQVENEYYDGSATARAYMAHLEDKARADGITVPLTGNNNGTFNSGDGALDVDGPDSYPQGFNCSTPTKWNGVPDISYDHPAGKPLYTPEFQGGAFDPWGGPGYDKCAQLIDDQFADVFYKQNIAVGATAQSFYMTYGGTNWGWLGEPENYTSYDYGAAIRETRQLDPKYDEDKLIGYFTQSVAPLTKTDAIKAAPPDDSAVVDTARRNPDTGTQFHVLRHADSTSTAVDATHIALDFHAQPIKDTSYTWDDPDTALQYTGSWSHVANQSYTGGDYKNTETFSDTAGDSVTVPFDGTAVRWIGSRTDNHGYADVYLDGAKVATVDDSGSENQAVVFQKAGLAAGAHTLRIVVAGNHAAGSTDDFVSIDAIDVPSADSAVPTYPVVPQQPGTAITLNGRDSHVIVADYQLGDSRLQYSTSEIMTTATIGGRDVSVLYGDAGSDGETVLRYTSKPTVTSTGGKVSTTWDPATGDLRLNYTHQGLIRIGISGGGSRPSLLLVGDKPTAETFWRQDTATGPVLVRGSHLLRTATSQDGGRTVALTGDNGDDKDIEVFTSADRVTWNGSPIATAAATATAASGTAASGTAASAGRTGRIPVAAPVKLPALTNWKHAEESPESAPGFDDSSWQTADKSTTTSSSGVNSLPVLYADDYGFHTGNTWYRGRFHTAAGETGIHLVSDSGGGAQAFSAWLNGTFLGSSTTGSADFAFPAGALKSSGDNVVSVLTVDMGHEEDYNSSNGNKSARGLTSASLVGAPLTPVTWRLQGVRGGEDLIDPVRGTLSTGGLYGERAGWSLPGYPDASWSDTTLPATDTRPGVSWYRTDARLNLPHGQDTSLGLTFTDDPSRKYRATIFVNGWQVGNYVNYLGPQHSFPVPNGILNPDGDNTIAIAVWNLDGSTGGLGKVALTDYGSYASSLKVRQNASPGYDPVRYAMPAAPGAATTLDVPDTARSGAAFTATSTVRVPAGQPAATALTASLGLPDGWSATPVGSGTAARLKPGGSATFRWQVRPPDGTLPSAAVLTATTRYDQRGREATSSDERVVASVPPAPPSGRSAVSDLAFLSSTNGWGPVERDTSVGEQAAGDGRPISIGGVAYAKGLGTNAVSDVQLYLAGACTRLTADVGVDDETGGAGTVTFSVVADGKTLATTPTLRGKQAAASIDVDVTGAQVVDLKVGDGGDGNGNDHGDWAAPTLTCS, encoded by the coding sequence ATGGCGATCGCCCTGTCCGCGGGCACCACCGCCCCCGCGATGGCGGTGGGCGCCGCGCACACGGCCGCCGCCAAGGCCGCCGGGGCCGCCGGCGGCACCGCGGGCACCGGCAGTGCCACGACCCCGTCCGCCACGAAACCGCACACGGTCACCTTCGACGGCTACTCCTTCCTCGTGGACGGCCGGCGCACCTACCTGTGGTCCGGCGAGTTCCACTACTTCCGGCTGCCGAGCCCCGACCTGTGGCTCGACATCTTCCAGAAGATGAAGGCCGCCGGGTTCAACGCCACCTCCCTGTACTTCGACTGGGGCTACCACTCGCCCAAGCCGGGCGTGTACGACTTCACCGGGGTGCGGGACGTCGACAGGCTCCTCGACATGGCCCAGCAGGCGGGCCTGTACGTGATCGCCCGCCCGGCGCCGTACATCAACGCGGAGGTCGACGGCGGCGGGCTGCCCGGGTGGCTGACCACCAAGGAGGAGCAGAACCGCACGGACGACCCGCAGTTCCTGAAGTACTCCGACCAGTGGCTCACCCAGATCGACCGCATCCTCGCCCGCCACCAGCTCACCAACGGCACCGGCACGGTGATCGCCTACCAGGTCGAGAACGAGTACTACGACGGCTCCGCGACGGCCCGCGCGTACATGGCGCACCTGGAGGACAAGGCCCGCGCCGACGGCATCACGGTGCCGCTGACCGGCAACAACAACGGCACCTTCAACTCCGGTGACGGCGCCCTGGACGTGGACGGCCCCGACTCCTACCCGCAGGGCTTCAACTGCTCCACCCCGACCAAGTGGAACGGCGTCCCCGACATCAGCTACGACCACCCGGCCGGGAAGCCGTTGTACACCCCGGAGTTCCAGGGCGGCGCCTTCGACCCGTGGGGCGGCCCGGGCTACGACAAGTGCGCCCAGTTGATCGACGACCAGTTCGCCGACGTGTTCTACAAGCAGAACATCGCCGTCGGCGCGACCGCCCAGAGCTTCTACATGACCTACGGCGGCACCAACTGGGGCTGGCTCGGCGAGCCGGAGAACTACACCTCCTACGACTACGGCGCCGCGATCCGCGAGACCCGCCAGCTCGACCCGAAGTACGACGAGGACAAGCTGATCGGGTACTTCACCCAGTCCGTGGCGCCGCTGACGAAGACCGACGCGATCAAGGCCGCCCCGCCGGACGACTCCGCGGTGGTGGACACCGCGCGCAGGAACCCCGACACCGGGACGCAGTTCCACGTGCTGCGGCACGCCGACTCCACGTCCACGGCCGTCGACGCGACCCACATCGCGCTGGACTTCCACGCGCAGCCGATCAAGGACACCAGCTACACCTGGGACGACCCGGACACCGCCCTCCAGTACACCGGTAGCTGGTCGCACGTGGCGAACCAGAGCTACACCGGGGGCGACTACAAGAACACCGAGACCTTCTCCGACACCGCCGGCGACTCGGTCACCGTGCCCTTCGACGGCACCGCGGTCCGCTGGATCGGGTCGAGGACCGACAACCACGGCTACGCCGACGTCTACCTCGACGGCGCCAAGGTGGCGACGGTGGACGACTCCGGCAGCGAGAACCAGGCGGTGGTGTTCCAGAAGGCCGGGCTGGCCGCGGGAGCCCACACGCTGAGGATCGTGGTGGCCGGGAACCACGCCGCGGGCTCCACCGACGACTTCGTCTCGATCGACGCCATCGACGTGCCGTCCGCCGACTCCGCCGTGCCCACCTATCCGGTGGTGCCGCAGCAGCCCGGCACCGCGATCACCCTGAACGGCCGCGACTCGCACGTCATCGTGGCCGACTACCAGCTCGGCGACTCCCGACTCCAGTACTCCACCTCCGAGATCATGACCACCGCGACCATCGGCGGCCGCGACGTCTCGGTCCTGTACGGGGACGCCGGCAGCGACGGCGAGACGGTGCTGCGGTACACCTCGAAGCCGACCGTGACCAGCACCGGGGGCAAGGTCAGCACCACCTGGGACCCGGCCACCGGAGACCTGCGGCTGAACTACACCCACCAGGGCCTGATCCGGATCGGCATCAGCGGCGGCGGCTCCCGGCCCAGCCTGCTGCTGGTCGGCGACAAGCCGACCGCGGAGACCTTCTGGCGGCAGGACACCGCGACGGGCCCCGTCCTCGTCCGCGGCAGCCACCTGTTGCGCACCGCGACCAGCCAGGACGGCGGCAGGACGGTCGCGCTCACCGGCGACAACGGCGACGACAAGGACATCGAGGTGTTCACCTCGGCCGACCGCGTCACCTGGAACGGCAGCCCGATCGCCACGGCAGCCGCGACCGCGACCGCCGCGTCCGGAACCGCCGCGTCCGGAACCGCCGCGTCCGCCGGCCGCACCGGTCGGATCCCCGTCGCCGCCCCGGTGAAGCTGCCGGCACTGACGAACTGGAAGCACGCCGAGGAGTCACCGGAGTCCGCGCCCGGCTTCGACGACTCCAGTTGGCAGACGGCCGACAAGTCGACCACCACCAGTTCCTCCGGCGTCAACTCGCTGCCGGTGCTCTACGCCGACGACTACGGCTTCCACACCGGGAACACCTGGTACCGCGGCCGCTTCCACACCGCCGCCGGCGAGACCGGCATCCACCTGGTCTCCGACTCCGGCGGCGGGGCGCAGGCCTTCTCCGCCTGGCTCAACGGCACCTTCCTGGGCAGTTCCACCACCGGCAGCGCCGACTTCGCCTTCCCGGCCGGCGCGTTGAAGTCCTCCGGCGACAACGTGGTCTCCGTGCTGACGGTCGACATGGGCCACGAGGAGGACTACAACTCCAGCAACGGCAACAAGTCCGCACGCGGCCTGACCAGCGCCTCCCTCGTCGGAGCGCCGCTCACCCCGGTCACCTGGCGGTTGCAGGGCGTGCGGGGCGGCGAGGACCTGATCGACCCGGTGCGCGGCACCCTGTCGACCGGCGGCCTCTACGGCGAGCGGGCCGGCTGGTCGCTGCCGGGCTACCCGGACGCCTCGTGGTCGGACACCACCCTGCCGGCCACCGACACCCGGCCCGGCGTGTCCTGGTACCGGACCGACGCCCGGCTGAACCTGCCGCACGGTCAGGACACCTCGCTCGGACTGACCTTCACCGACGACCCGTCCCGCAAGTACCGCGCCACGATCTTCGTGAACGGCTGGCAGGTCGGCAACTACGTCAACTACCTCGGCCCGCAGCACTCCTTCCCGGTGCCGAACGGCATCCTGAACCCCGACGGCGACAACACCATCGCCATCGCGGTGTGGAACCTGGACGGCAGCACCGGCGGGCTCGGCAAGGTCGCGCTCACCGACTACGGCAGCTACGCGTCGTCGCTGAAGGTCCGGCAGAACGCCAGCCCCGGCTACGACCCCGTGAGGTACGCGATGCCGGCGGCGCCCGGTGCCGCCACCACCCTGGACGTGCCCGACACCGCGAGGTCCGGTGCGGCGTTCACCGCCACCTCCACGGTGCGGGTCCCGGCCGGACAGCCCGCGGCCACCGCCCTGACCGCCTCGCTCGGGCTGCCCGACGGCTGGAGCGCGACGCCGGTCGGCAGCGGGACGGCGGCCCGTCTGAAGCCGGGCGGGTCGGCGACCTTCCGCTGGCAGGTCCGACCGCCGGACGGCACCCTTCCGTCCGCCGCCGTGCTCACCGCCACCACGCGCTACGACCAGCGCGGCCGTGAGGCCACCAGTTCCGACGAGCGCGTCGTCGCGTCGGTCCCGCCGGCACCGCCGTCCGGGCGGAGCGCCGTCAGCGACCTGGCGTTCCTGTCGTCCACCAACGGCTGGGGCCCGGTGGAGCGCGACACGAGCGTCGGCGAGCAGGCGGCCGGGGACGGCCGTCCGATCAGCATCGGCGGCGTCGCGTACGCCAAGGGCCTGGGCACCAACGCGGTCAGCGACGTGCAGCTCTACCTCGCCGGCGCGTGCACCCGCCTCACCGCGGACGTCGGCGTCGACGACGAGACGGGCGGAGCCGGCACGGTCACCTTCTCGGTGGTCGCCGACGGGAAGACGCTGGCCACCACCCCGACACTGCGCGGCAAGCAGGCGGCGGCGTCGATCGACGTGGACGTCACCGGGGCCCAGGTGGTGGACCTCAAGGTCGGTGACGGCGGCGACGGGAACGGCAACGACCACGGGGACTGGGCGGCGCCGACCCTGACCTGTTCGTGA
- a CDS encoding SAV_915 family protein — protein sequence MHVSQHQPSVAGADASEGATGRALYVPVRRGPAGDVVRLWRTPFGTRTAVAFTTDRRLRSVLGPTQPWIRLSESALRRLAEPLGARHVTIDPVLTARPPASWGAAETPEAPAAPARGGAHATRPARGSLPVPPG from the coding sequence ATGCACGTGAGCCAGCACCAGCCGTCCGTCGCCGGTGCCGACGCGTCCGAGGGGGCGACCGGCCGGGCGCTCTACGTACCGGTGCGGCGCGGCCCGGCTGGCGACGTCGTACGGCTGTGGCGCACGCCCTTCGGCACCCGCACCGCCGTCGCCTTCACCACCGACCGCCGGCTGCGGTCCGTGCTCGGGCCGACGCAGCCGTGGATACGGCTCTCGGAGTCGGCGCTCCGGCGGCTGGCCGAGCCGCTCGGCGCGCGGCACGTGACGATCGACCCGGTGCTCACCGCGCGACCGCCGGCCTCCTGGGGCGCGGCCGAGACGCCGGAGGCTCCCGCGGCCCCCGCGCGCGGCGGGGCGCACGCCACGCGGCCCGCCCGCGGTTCGCTGCCCGTCCCGCCCGGCTGA
- a CDS encoding MFS transporter, whose protein sequence is MSTQSASGVNVGDSAPGRPVALDKQAPEEHPSHRWWILTVIAIAQLMVVLDATVVNIALPSAQEALGFSDGNRQWIVTAYSLAFGSLLLLGGRLADLIGRKVVFLTGVVGFAVASALAGAAPNFGILVSGRALQGLFAAMLAPAALSLLNTTFTDAKERAKAFGIYGAIAGAGGGIGLLLGGVLTEHLSWRWTLYVNLIFAVIAFLGGMALLRKGAPADRPRLDVPGTILVTAGLFSIVYGFSNADSHHWGSPLTWGFLVLGVVLVAAFGWSQARVAHPLLPLRVLLDRNRGASFAILGISGIGMFGVFLFLTYYLQLSLSYNPVKTGLAFLPMIGALMVAAQLATNNLLPKFGPRPIVPVGMALAAVGMAWLTRLDLGSSYAPDVLPPLVVIGFGLGLVMPTVMSVATAGVHADDAGVASAAVNTLQQVGGSIGTALLNTLAASAATSYITHHATSNPPAKLVVAHAQLHSYATAYWWSAAFFAVGTVLAAVMFRSGRPELSGEGEPQAVHM, encoded by the coding sequence ATGTCGACTCAGTCCGCATCCGGCGTGAACGTCGGCGATTCGGCACCGGGCCGCCCGGTCGCGCTGGACAAGCAGGCTCCGGAGGAGCATCCGTCCCACCGCTGGTGGATCCTCACGGTGATCGCGATAGCGCAGCTCATGGTCGTCCTCGACGCCACGGTTGTGAACATCGCCCTTCCCTCCGCCCAGGAAGCGCTCGGCTTCAGCGACGGCAACCGGCAGTGGATCGTCACCGCCTACTCGCTCGCCTTCGGCAGCCTGCTGCTGCTCGGCGGGCGGCTGGCCGACCTGATCGGCCGGAAGGTCGTCTTCCTGACCGGCGTCGTCGGCTTCGCCGTCGCCTCCGCGCTGGCCGGCGCCGCCCCGAACTTCGGGATCCTGGTCAGCGGCCGCGCCCTCCAGGGCCTGTTCGCCGCGATGCTCGCGCCGGCCGCGCTGTCCCTGCTGAACACCACGTTCACCGACGCCAAGGAGCGCGCCAAGGCGTTCGGCATCTACGGCGCCATCGCCGGCGCCGGCGGCGGCATCGGCCTGCTGCTCGGCGGTGTGCTCACCGAGCACCTGAGCTGGCGCTGGACGCTCTACGTCAACCTGATCTTCGCCGTCATCGCCTTCCTCGGCGGCATGGCGCTGCTCCGCAAGGGCGCCCCGGCCGACCGGCCGCGGCTGGACGTGCCCGGCACGATCCTGGTCACCGCCGGCCTGTTCAGCATCGTCTACGGCTTCTCCAACGCCGACAGCCACCACTGGGGCTCCCCGCTGACCTGGGGCTTCCTGGTCCTCGGCGTGGTGCTGGTGGCGGCCTTCGGCTGGTCCCAGGCGCGTGTCGCGCACCCGCTGCTGCCGCTGCGCGTGCTGCTCGACCGCAACCGCGGCGCGTCCTTCGCAATCCTCGGGATCTCCGGCATCGGCATGTTCGGCGTCTTCCTGTTCCTCACCTACTACCTCCAGCTCTCGCTGTCCTACAACCCGGTGAAGACCGGCCTGGCCTTCCTGCCGATGATCGGCGCGCTCATGGTCGCCGCGCAGCTCGCGACGAACAACCTGCTGCCGAAGTTCGGACCCCGTCCGATCGTCCCGGTGGGCATGGCGCTGGCCGCCGTCGGCATGGCCTGGCTGACCCGGCTGGACCTCGGCAGCTCCTACGCGCCCGACGTGCTGCCCCCGCTGGTCGTGATCGGCTTCGGCCTCGGCCTGGTGATGCCGACCGTGATGAGCGTGGCCACCGCCGGCGTGCACGCCGACGACGCGGGTGTCGCCTCCGCGGCGGTCAACACCCTCCAGCAGGTGGGCGGTTCGATCGGCACCGCGCTGCTGAACACGCTGGCCGCCAGCGCCGCGACCAGCTACATCACGCACCACGCGACCAGCAACCCGCCCGCCAAGCTGGTGGTCGCCCACGCGCAGCTGCACAGCTACGCGACGGCCTACTGGTGGTCCGCGGCGTTCTTCGCCGTCGGCACCGTGCTCGCCGCGGTAATGTTCCGCAGCGGCCGCCCGGAGCTGTCGGGCGAGGGCGAGCCGCAAGCCGTGCACATGTAG
- a CDS encoding sigma-70 family RNA polymerase sigma factor, with protein sequence MRAGDRSGPDPEMVAAARAGDEQALDRLVAQCLPLVYNIVGRALDGNDDVDDVVQETLLRVVRGLAELRDPAAFRSWLVAIAVRQVRDREQARKASWHHQTGLDAAELIPDPASDFASVTILRLGLTDQRREIAEATRWLDHDDRTLLALWWLEETGDIGRSELADALGLSRQHAAVKVQRMKEQLETSRTVVRALGAAEPCPELRETAGAWDGVPSPLWRKRFARHVRGCDACGRLGGVLLPMDRLLSGLPLLPVPVPSAGPHPGPLPAPGHLPPAAHAPAAHPAASTPTTAPAEPSPAPPTQRTAPHSHPPRRSGAHRGAHRLRSRLLHGPLAGPAAAVTAVAAVAAGALLAVHLAADPSAPAADAAPSAPAARTATSAASTTPAPTTPPKASPTTPAPTTRTPTPKATTRAAVPAAPAAPAPASTSTRKGVGVWTFDGVDTALARSGASWYYTWSTTHAGISGPGFVPMIWGADSASATALAQAKAAGPYLLGFNEPDMSGQANMTVDQALALWPQLESAGKVLGSPAVAYGADTSGGWLDRFMTGARQKGYRVDFITLHWYGGDFTTADAVAQLRSYVQSVYDRYHKPVWLTEFALTDFSGGAARYPSDQQQAAFLTAAAKMLDGLPYLQRYAWFGLPAKDDGPSTGLFRSGPVVTEEGRAFEQAR encoded by the coding sequence ATGCGTGCAGGCGATCGGAGCGGGCCCGACCCGGAGATGGTGGCCGCGGCGCGGGCGGGCGACGAGCAGGCGCTCGACCGGCTCGTGGCGCAGTGCCTGCCGCTGGTCTACAACATCGTCGGCCGCGCCCTGGACGGCAACGACGACGTGGACGACGTGGTCCAGGAGACGCTGCTGCGCGTGGTGCGGGGCCTCGCCGAACTGCGCGACCCGGCCGCCTTCCGGTCATGGCTGGTGGCGATCGCGGTCCGCCAGGTGCGCGACCGCGAGCAGGCCAGGAAGGCGTCCTGGCACCACCAGACGGGCCTGGACGCGGCCGAGCTGATACCGGACCCGGCCTCGGACTTCGCGTCGGTGACGATCCTGCGGCTGGGGCTGACCGACCAGCGCCGGGAGATCGCCGAGGCGACCCGCTGGCTGGACCACGACGACCGGACGCTGCTGGCGCTGTGGTGGCTGGAGGAGACCGGCGACATCGGCCGGTCCGAACTGGCCGACGCGCTCGGGCTGTCCCGGCAGCACGCCGCGGTGAAGGTCCAGCGGATGAAGGAGCAACTGGAGACCTCGCGGACCGTGGTGCGCGCCCTCGGCGCGGCCGAACCCTGCCCGGAGCTGCGGGAGACCGCCGGCGCCTGGGACGGCGTGCCGAGCCCGCTGTGGCGCAAGCGCTTCGCCCGGCACGTCCGGGGCTGCGACGCGTGCGGGCGGCTCGGCGGGGTGCTGCTGCCGATGGACCGGCTGCTCAGCGGGCTGCCGCTGCTGCCCGTGCCGGTGCCGTCGGCCGGGCCGCACCCGGGCCCGCTGCCGGCCCCCGGGCACCTGCCGCCGGCCGCGCACGCACCGGCCGCCCACCCCGCCGCCTCCACCCCCACGACGGCTCCCGCGGAGCCGTCCCCCGCACCCCCCACCCAGCGCACCGCTCCGCACTCCCACCCCCCACGGCGGAGCGGTGCGCACCGGGGAGCGCACCGGCTGCGGTCGCGCCTGCTGCACGGGCCGCTCGCCGGCCCGGCCGCAGCCGTCACCGCGGTCGCGGCCGTGGCGGCCGGCGCGCTGCTGGCGGTGCACCTCGCCGCCGATCCGTCGGCGCCCGCCGCCGACGCCGCCCCGTCCGCCCCGGCGGCCCGCACCGCGACGAGTGCCGCTTCCACCACCCCCGCGCCCACCACGCCTCCGAAGGCGTCCCCCACGACCCCCGCCCCGACGACCCGCACACCGACCCCGAAGGCGACGACCCGCGCAGCGGTCCCGGCGGCGCCCGCCGCGCCCGCGCCCGCCTCCACCTCGACCCGCAAGGGCGTGGGCGTCTGGACCTTCGACGGCGTGGACACCGCGCTCGCGCGGTCCGGCGCGAGCTGGTACTACACCTGGTCCACCACGCACGCCGGGATCAGCGGCCCCGGCTTCGTGCCGATGATCTGGGGGGCCGACAGCGCGAGTGCCACGGCCCTCGCCCAGGCGAAGGCGGCGGGGCCGTACCTGCTGGGGTTCAACGAGCCCGACATGTCGGGACAGGCGAACATGACGGTGGACCAGGCCCTCGCGTTGTGGCCGCAGTTGGAGTCCGCCGGCAAGGTGCTCGGCAGCCCGGCGGTCGCCTACGGCGCCGACACGTCCGGCGGCTGGCTGGACCGCTTCATGACCGGCGCCCGGCAGAAGGGCTACCGCGTCGACTTCATCACGCTGCACTGGTACGGCGGGGACTTCACCACCGCCGACGCCGTCGCCCAGCTCAGGTCCTACGTCCAGTCCGTGTACGACCGCTACCACAAGCCCGTCTGGCTCACCGAGTTCGCCCTCACCGACTTCTCCGGCGGCGCCGCGCGCTACCCGAGCGACCAGCAGCAGGCCGCGTTCCTGACGGCTGCCGCGAAGATGCTCGACGGCCTGCCCTACCTCCAGCGGTACGCCTGGTTCGGCCTCCCGGCCAAGGACGACGGGCCCAGCACCGGCCTCTTCCGCAGCGGCCCGGTCGTGACGGAGGAGGGCCGCGCCTTCGAGCAGGCCCGCTGA